DNA from Bradyrhizobium japonicum USDA 6:
CTATGTCGTTTTCGAGGTGGTCGACGGCAAGAGCGCCAAGCTCAAGGCATTGCAGTAACGACTGCATTCGAGCCTTTCGGAGCGCCCGCCTGGTCGTCAGGCGGGCGTTCTTTGATCGTGTCCCATTTATTCGCAGGTGAGCTGCTGCTCGAACCAGCCGGAGACCCGCTCCGACAGCGGCGGCCAAACGCGCTGGAAATTCGAGAGCTTGCCGACATTGGCGCGGTACGTTGCCCGCAATTCCTGCTCGATGGCCGGCAGGTCAACGCCCATGCAGGCCCCGTCCTTCGCGATCGTCTTGCCGGCGACGACGACCTCCTTCACCAGCGACGCATTGCCCCGCGCGAACAGAAGCGCCATGGGGTCAACGGGCATGATCTGATCTCGGTCCAGCCGGTCGAGGTCGATCACGACGAAATCGGCGGGATTGCCTGCGACGAGCTCGCCGCTCCCGGGCGCGCCGGTGGCACGACGCCCGTTGCGGACAGCAAGCGCGAACAGCTCGGCCGGCGTCCATGTAGCCCTGAAGCCGAGGCCGCCATGGGCCATCTGCACCAGCCGCATCTCGCGCAGGATGTCGTCGTCCTCGTCCAGCGCCAACCCGTCGACGCCGACCGCGATGGTGCAGCCGCATTTGTGTGCGGCGGCGATCGGGGCGAGCCCCGAGCGCAAATGCATGTTCGAGCTGAAATTGGTGACGATGCGCGCGCCGGAGGCCGCGATCATCTCCAGCTCATCGGGACGGGCGTGGATGCAGTGCGCCAGCGTCAGCCGTTCCGAGAGGAAGCCGATCTCGCGCAGCCAGCGCACCATATCCGGAAAATTCCGGTCGGCCCAGGCGCGCTGGTACACGGTCTCCAGCAGATGCATGTGAATGCGGCGCCCCGTCTGGGCGGAGTTCTCCGCCACCGCCTCCAGCAGCGGCTTCGAGCACCATTGCACGCCGGCGGGTCCAAGCTGCACGTCGACCATCGGGCTTGCGATGGCCGCGGCAATCGCATTGGTCAGCTCGATATAGGCCTTCGGAGACATCGGCGCGCGGACAAAGAGGTCTTCGATGGTTTGGCGGTCGTCACTGGGGAGGCCGGAGAGAATCGGCTCGGCATCGCCATAAACGATCGGATTCTGGTCCCGCACCGCGAGGGCAAATGCCACGCGGATGCCGACATCGGATGCCGCCCTCGCAATCGCCTTGGCTTCATCGAGCAATGGCATCGTCCCGCTTGGGCGGGTGTAGTGCACCATCATCGCCGCGCAACCAGCCCTGGCGGAACGTGCCAGTGCGGAGGCCGCGGTCAGATAGGGATCGATGGGCGAACCGAGCGCGGTGCGCAGGATCCAGCCTTCGAGGGGCATGCCGACCGCCCCGAAGGACGACGCGGTCGCGCGCGCGTGGTCATGGGCGTTGACGAAGGCAGGAATGACGAAGGAGCGAGGCCCGCCAGCAGGCCCCGCTCCTTCAAGAATGTCGGTGATGATACCGTTGTCGTGCCGCAGCACGACATTGTCGGTCACACCGAGATCAGGGCCACGGAACAGGCCGGTTGCCGCAATCCCCGTGGCCATGACGGTCTCTCCAAAGATCTGTGAAGATCAGTTGGCAGTATACACCAGCTCGCGCTCCGCACGCGGCGGCAGGAACTCGCGCGAGAACACCTCTGCCGGTGTCGGCGCGCGGGCGAGCTGATAGCCCTCGACCACGATGCCGATGGCGCGCGTCATGCGGTCGTCCTTGATGTCGCCGATGCCGATCTCCTTCATCTCCGGCGAGACGATCAGCTTGTCGAAGGAGTATTGCAGCCGGCGCTTCTCGACGGCGACGTCGATCAAATTGTCGTAGTTCAGCGCGGCCTTCATGCCGGCGTTCTGATCCTTGGCCACCGCGATCGCGCCCTTGTTGATGGCGCGCACGAGGCCGGCCACCGCCTTCGGGTTCGACGCGATCAGCTTCTTCGAGACCATCACGCCGTTGGAATAGAGGTCGAGGCCGTACTCACCGAACGAGAACCATTTGAAATCCTTGTCCGGGTCCTGGCGGTTGAGCACCAGGTTGAAATAGCTGGTGATGTTGAACACGAGCGCCGCGTCGATGTCGCCCTTGATCAACATCGGCTCCTGCAGGTTCGGCGCCATGTTGGAGATCTTGATCTTCTCGCCGTCGAGCCCGTTCTTGCGGGTGAACACCGGCAACAGCCGCGTCGTCGGCGTGCCCTGCGCGCCGCCCAGCGTGTGGCCTTCAAAATCCTTGATGGTGTTGATGCCGCTGGTCTTCTTGGCGACGATCGCGAACGGCGGCTGGTTCCACATCATGTAGACCATGACGGGCGCCTCCTGCGGCTTGGTCGAGGCGTTCTGGATGATGGCGTTGACGTCGCCGAAGCCGGCGTCATAGGCCCCCGACATCACGCGCGTGACAGTGGCGCCGGAGCCCTCGCCCTGATCGATGACGACGTTGAGGCCTTCCTCTTTGAAATAGCCGTTGTCCTTGGCATAGAAGAATGCGGCATCGCTGCCTTGCGTCTTCCAGCCCAGCGTGAACTTGATCGTGGTGTCCTCGGCCACGGCGGCGCCCGCGGACAGGGCCAATCCCAGCAGCGCGACAGTTACTTTTCTCAACATCCAGACCTCCTCAGGCTTCGTTGCGTGACGGTTCAGAAATTCAGGTGGCGATCACGTCGTTCTTGCGCGTGGCCCAGCCGGTGACACGGCCTTCAATCAGCGAGAACACGGCATAGAGCGCGACACCGAGGCCGGCGAGCACGAACAGGCCGGCGAACACCAGCGGCACGTTGAAATTCGAGGACGCGGTCATCATGACGTTGCCGATGCCGCGGTTGGAGGCGACCGTCTCCGACAGCACCGCACCGACGAAGGCATAGGAGATCGCGACCTTCAGCGAGGCGAAGAAGAACGGCATGGTGCGGGGCAGGCCGACGTTCCAGAGGATGTCGAACTTGCTGGCGCCGAGCGCCTTCAACACGTCTTCGAGCTCGGGCTCGGTGGTCGCAAGGCCCGTCGCGATATTGACGACAATCGGGAAGAAGCAGATCGACAGCGCGGTCAGCACCGCCGGCACCGTGCCGGAGCCGAACCACAGCACGAAGATCGGCACCACCGCGACCTTGGGGATCGAGGAGAAGCCGATCAGCAGCGGATAGCAGGTGTCATAGGCCGTCCTGGAGACGCCGATGATGGCGCCGAGGGCGACACCCAACGCAACGCCGAGGACGAAGCCGAACATGGTGGTCGCGAGCGTCTGCACGATGTGCGGCCACAGCACCGGAAAGCGCTGGAACAGCGTGACAAAAACCTGCGACGGCCGCGGCAGCACCAGGTCGGACATGCCCGTCATCAGGCAGAACAACTCCCAGGCGACGAAGAACAGCACGATCAGTCCCGCCGACCATGCCTTCTGCCTGACATCGATCCCGAACATCAGCCTGTCCTCTGTCGGGCTGCACTGCGCGCATCCTCGATGAAGGCGCGCAGCTTCTGGTTCAGCGCGACGAAATCCGGCTCGAACGTCATGGCGACGGTGCGCGGCCGCGCGAACTCCACACGGCTGTCGTCGAGGATGCGGCCCGGACGCGCGCTCATCACGCAGATGCGGCTCGCCAGGAAACCGGCCTCGCGCAAATCGTGCGTCACCAGCAGCACCGTCGGCTTGTGCGTCATCCAGAGGTTCTGGAGGATCGCCCACAGCTCCTCGCGGGTGAACTGGTCGAGCGCGCCGAACGGCTCATCCAGCAGCAGCATGCGCGGCTCATGGATCAGCGCACGGCAGAGATTGGCGCGTTGGAGCATGCCGCCGGATAGCTGCCAGGGATAGTGACTGCCAAATCCCCTGAGACCGACCTGCTCCAGCAGCGCATTGGCCTTGTCGCGAAACTCGGTCTTGCGCAGCTTGCGGAAGTTCGAACGGAACGGCTCGACGATCTTCAGCGGCAACATGATGTTCCGCTCGATCGTCATCCACGGCAGCATGGTCGGGTTCTGGAACGCCATGCCGACCCGCAGCGCCCGTGCCGCGACCTCGCGGCCGCCGACGATGACGACGCCGCTGGTCGGCTGCACCAGGCCAGAGACGAGGCGCAAAATGGTCGATTTGCCGCATCCGGACGGGCCGACCAGTGCGACAAACTCGCCGTCGGCGATCCGCAACGTCGTCTTCGACAGAGCGGGCACGGCGCGGTCGCCGCGCCCGAAGGTCACGGAGGCCTCGGACAGCTCGATGGCGACAGGGCCGGAGCCTTCGGGAACAGGCTGGCCGTCAAATTGGGCGTTGGGTTGCATGCGCATCACAGCCAAAGTGTATGCAAGCTGAGTGCCAATCGATCGGTCCCGCAGAATCAATGATTTGGCCAAACACCTCGTCGGATGGCCGGATTCGATTTAGGCAATCAGGACGCCAAACTGCATGCAATTGGAGCGCCGGATCGGAGCAACCTTGTGCTAAAGAGAGGTTTCGACCCTCCCCTTAAGGATTCGCCGATGGCGGCGCGCACCACCAGCAAGACCTCTGAATCATCTGACAAGGTCGGCGTGATCTGCCGCGCACTCAGGCGCGCGATCATCGAGCAGGCGCTGGAGCCCGGTGCAAAGCTGCCCGAGGATGCGCTGGGCGAACGTTTCGGCGTAAGCCGCACCATTGCGCGCCATGCGCTGGGGCAGCTTGCTGCTGAAGGCCTCGTCGAGCTCCGCCGCAACCGGATCGCGGTGGTGGCGACGCCGAGCTGGCAGGAGGCGCGCGATGCCTTCGACATCCGCATCCAGCTCGAGGGGCTTGTCGTCCGCCAGCTCGCGGGCAAGCTGAGCAAGAGCCAGATCGCCGAGTTGAATGCCCATGTTGACGCCGAGGACCGCGCACGCGGCGGCACAGACGCAGTTTCGATCCGGCTCGCCACCGAATTCCACATCCTGCTCGCGCACATGACGAACAGCCCGATCCTGGTGCGCTATGTCAGCGAGGTCGCCTATCGTTGCTGCCTGACGCTATCGCTCTACAGCCGACCGCACTCAACCGAATGCGCGATCAACGAGCACCGCGCCATCATCGCATCGCTCGCCAAGGGCGACGAGGTCAAGGTGATGGAATTGATGCATCATCATCTCGATTCCGTGGCCAATCGTGCATTGGTGGCCCCCACCCCACAACGTGGCCGCGACCTGCTCGATATTCTCGCGCCTTATGCGGACGAAGTGACGAGCGACCGCGTCGTCAAGCTGCCCAAGGTCGCGCGAAGAGGTTAGGCTTCGATCCCGCGCTGGACGAGGATGCGCTCGGCGCTGTCGTTCCAGACGTCCATCTTCACGATCTGCCCACCCCGCACGACGAAGCGATCGACATAGCGGTTGCCCTCGAACGGCGTGCCGTCCATCCACTCGCCATAGAGCGCGCCGACGCTGTAGACGATGGTCTCGTCCGTGCCCGGACAGACGTCGAACCGGTCCATCTTCTTCTTGACCCAGCGATAGCGGTTCGCATTGAAGCCGGTCGGGCCGCGCGGATGATCGAACTCGCGCCCACCGGTAAACGTGATCACCGTGCCCGGCTTCATATAGGCCGCAGCCGCATCGGGATCGGGTATCATCGACGCCGTGAGATAGGCCTCCACGATCTCGGCGTCGGTCATCGGGCGTTGGGCTTTTGCGGGGGCGGACATGGCGGGCTCTCCGAGGTGCCGGCATTCTACAATTCACGCCGTAAAGTGCATGCACATTTTTTGAACAATTTGGTGGCATAACTGCACACAATCTGGAGCTGCCAGCTTCCAAAGCTTCCGCTAGGCTACCACAGCTGAATCCGACGCCATGACCGCCCAACCCGCCTTCGACCTGATCTTCCGCAACACGCTGTTGCGATCATCCGCCGCACCCGTCGATATCGGCGTGAAGGGCGGCCGCATCGCCGCGATCGAGCCGCGACTTGCCTGCGAGACTGTCGAGGTCGACGTCGGCGGGCGCCTCGCCCTGCCCGGGTTCGTCGACACCCACATCCACCTCGACAAGGCCTGCCTGCTCGGCCGCTGCGGGCACGATCACGGCAGCGTCTCGGACGCGATCCGCGCCGTGGCCGGGATGAAGAAGGACTTTACGGTCGATGACGTCTACGCGCGCGGCGCAAAAGTGCTCGAACGCGCCATCGTGCACGGCACGACGCGTATGCGGACCCATGTCGAGATCGACCCGCGGATCGGCCTGCGCGGCTTCGAGGCGGTCAAGTCGCTGAAGCGCGACTATGCCTGGGCCATCGACCTGTCGCTCTGTGTCTTCCCGCAGGAAGGCCTGACCAACGATCCCGGCAGCGAAGAGCTGCTGGTGCAGGCGCTGCGCGACGGCGGCGATGCGATCGGCGGCTGTCCCTACATGGACACCGACCCGAACGCGCACCTCGAGCGCATCTTTGATCTCGCGCAGGAATTCGACGTCGACGTCGACCTCCATCTCGATTTCGACCTCGACCCCTCCTGGTGGCACCTCGACGAGGTCTGCCGGCAGACCGAGCGGCGCAGCTACGGGGGACGCGTGGCGATCGGTCATGCAACAAAACTCTCGGCGCTGCCGCCCGATCGGATGAAGGCGGCCACCGCGCAACTGGCGAGATCAGGCGTTGCCGTCACCGTGCTGCCCGCAACCGATCTCTATCTGATGGGCCGCGAAGCCACCCACAACGTGCCGCGCGGGCTGACGCTTGCGCA
Protein-coding regions in this window:
- a CDS encoding amidohydrolase family protein, giving the protein MATGIAATGLFRGPDLGVTDNVVLRHDNGIITDILEGAGPAGGPRSFVIPAFVNAHDHARATASSFGAVGMPLEGWILRTALGSPIDPYLTAASALARSARAGCAAMMVHYTRPSGTMPLLDEAKAIARAASDVGIRVAFALAVRDQNPIVYGDAEPILSGLPSDDRQTIEDLFVRAPMSPKAYIELTNAIAAAIASPMVDVQLGPAGVQWCSKPLLEAVAENSAQTGRRIHMHLLETVYQRAWADRNFPDMVRWLREIGFLSERLTLAHCIHARPDELEMIAASGARIVTNFSSNMHLRSGLAPIAAAHKCGCTIAVGVDGLALDEDDDILREMRLVQMAHGGLGFRATWTPAELFALAVRNGRRATGAPGSGELVAGNPADFVVIDLDRLDRDQIMPVDPMALLFARGNASLVKEVVVAGKTIAKDGACMGVDLPAIEQELRATYRANVGKLSNFQRVWPPLSERVSGWFEQQLTCE
- a CDS encoding ABC transporter substrate-binding protein, producing MLRKVTVALLGLALSAGAAVAEDTTIKFTLGWKTQGSDAAFFYAKDNGYFKEEGLNVVIDQGEGSGATVTRVMSGAYDAGFGDVNAIIQNASTKPQEAPVMVYMMWNQPPFAIVAKKTSGINTIKDFEGHTLGGAQGTPTTRLLPVFTRKNGLDGEKIKISNMAPNLQEPMLIKGDIDAALVFNITSYFNLVLNRQDPDKDFKWFSFGEYGLDLYSNGVMVSKKLIASNPKAVAGLVRAINKGAIAVAKDQNAGMKAALNYDNLIDVAVEKRRLQYSFDKLIVSPEMKEIGIGDIKDDRMTRAIGIVVEGYQLARAPTPAEVFSREFLPPRAERELVYTAN
- a CDS encoding ABC transporter permease, which gives rise to MFGIDVRQKAWSAGLIVLFFVAWELFCLMTGMSDLVLPRPSQVFVTLFQRFPVLWPHIVQTLATTMFGFVLGVALGVALGAIIGVSRTAYDTCYPLLIGFSSIPKVAVVPIFVLWFGSGTVPAVLTALSICFFPIVVNIATGLATTEPELEDVLKALGASKFDILWNVGLPRTMPFFFASLKVAISYAFVGAVLSETVASNRGIGNVMMTASSNFNVPLVFAGLFVLAGLGVALYAVFSLIEGRVTGWATRKNDVIAT
- a CDS encoding ABC transporter ATP-binding protein; protein product: MQPNAQFDGQPVPEGSGPVAIELSEASVTFGRGDRAVPALSKTTLRIADGEFVALVGPSGCGKSTILRLVSGLVQPTSGVVIVGGREVAARALRVGMAFQNPTMLPWMTIERNIMLPLKIVEPFRSNFRKLRKTEFRDKANALLEQVGLRGFGSHYPWQLSGGMLQRANLCRALIHEPRMLLLDEPFGALDQFTREELWAILQNLWMTHKPTVLLVTHDLREAGFLASRICVMSARPGRILDDSRVEFARPRTVAMTFEPDFVALNQKLRAFIEDARSAARQRTG
- a CDS encoding GntR family transcriptional regulator encodes the protein MAARTTSKTSESSDKVGVICRALRRAIIEQALEPGAKLPEDALGERFGVSRTIARHALGQLAAEGLVELRRNRIAVVATPSWQEARDAFDIRIQLEGLVVRQLAGKLSKSQIAELNAHVDAEDRARGGTDAVSIRLATEFHILLAHMTNSPILVRYVSEVAYRCCLTLSLYSRPHSTECAINEHRAIIASLAKGDEVKVMELMHHHLDSVANRALVAPTPQRGRDLLDILAPYADEVTSDRVVKLPKVARRG
- a CDS encoding amidohydrolase family protein produces the protein MTAQPAFDLIFRNTLLRSSAAPVDIGVKGGRIAAIEPRLACETVEVDVGGRLALPGFVDTHIHLDKACLLGRCGHDHGSVSDAIRAVAGMKKDFTVDDVYARGAKVLERAIVHGTTRMRTHVEIDPRIGLRGFEAVKSLKRDYAWAIDLSLCVFPQEGLTNDPGSEELLVQALRDGGDAIGGCPYMDTDPNAHLERIFDLAQEFDVDVDLHLDFDLDPSWWHLDEVCRQTERRSYGGRVAIGHATKLSALPPDRMKAATAQLARSGVAVTVLPATDLYLMGREATHNVPRGLTLAHKLAGEGVLCSVATNNVLNPFTPFGDASLLRMANFYANVAHASVSEFDTCLDLVTELPARLMNLGDYGIKVGNPADLVVLDTQDSRFAIAELPDIVMGFKAGRQTFERQRPTLFGPG